Proteins encoded by one window of Pseudorca crassidens isolate mPseCra1 chromosome 3, mPseCra1.hap1, whole genome shotgun sequence:
- the SLC25A42 gene encoding mitochondrial coenzyme A transporter SLC25A42 isoform X1 produces the protein MGNGVKEGVVRLREDAEPILPAHVSSKSDHRQVLSSLLSGALAGALAKTAVAPLDRTKIIFQVSSKRFSAKEAFRVLYFTYLNEGFLSLWRGNSATMVRVVPYAAIQFSAHEEYKRLLGSYYGFRGEALPPWPRLLAGALAGTTAASLTYPLDLVRARMAVTPKEMYSNIFHVFIRISREEGLKTLYHGFIPTVLGVIPYAGLSFFTYETLKSLHREYSGRLQPYPFERMIFGACAGLIGQSASYPLDVVRRRMQTAGVTGHQRTSIARTMHTIMREEGVVRGLYKGLSMNWLKGPIAVGISFTTFDLMQILLRHLQS, from the exons ATGGGTAATGGTGTGAAGGAAGGCGTGGTGCGTTTGCGTGAGGATGCTGAGCCCATCCTGCCCGCTCATGTGTCTTCAAAG AGTGATCACAGGCAAGTTCTTAGCTCCCTCCTGTCAGGGGCCCTGGCTGGCGCTCTTGCCAAAACGGCGGTAGCTCCCCTGGACCGAACCAAAATAATCTTCCAAG tgtCCTCGAAAAGATTTTCTGCCAAG gaGGCCTTCCGGGTCCTCTACTTCACCTACCTCAACGAAGGCTTCCTCAGCCTGTGGCGCGGAAACTCGGCCACCATGGTGCGCGTGGTGCCCTACGCCGCCATCCAGTTCAGCGCGCACGAGGAGTACAAGCGCCTATTGGGCAGCTACTACGGCTTCCGCGGAGA AGCCCTGCCCCCTTGGCCCCGCCTCCTCGCTGGTGCACTGGCTGGAACGACAGCCGCTTCGCTGACCTACCCCCTGGACCTGGTCAGGGCACGGATGGCCGTGACCCCAAAGGAAAT GTATAGCAACATCTTTCACGTCTTCATCCGTATCTCCCGAGAAGAGGGGCTGAAGACCCTCTACCACGGATTCATTCCCACCGTGCTGGGGGTCATTCCCTACGCCGGCCTGAGCTTCTTCACCTACGAGACACTCAAGAGCCTGCACAGAG AGTACAGTGGCCGCCTGCAGCCCTACCCCTTTGAGCGCATGATCTTCGGGGCCTGCGCGGGCCTCATCGGGCAGTCGGCCTCCTACCCGCTGGACGTGGTGCGGCGGCGCATGCAGACGGCCGGCGTCACGGGCCACCAGCGCACCTCCATCGCGCGCACGATGCACACCATCATGCGGGAGGAGGGCGTGGTGCGCGGCCTCTACAAAGGCCTGAGCATGAACTGGCTCAAGGGTCCCATCGCTGTGGGCATCAGCTTCACCACCTTTGACCTCATGCAGATCCTGCTGCGGCACCTGCAGAGCTAG